In a single window of the Gossypium hirsutum isolate 1008001.06 chromosome D02, Gossypium_hirsutum_v2.1, whole genome shotgun sequence genome:
- the LOC107908329 gene encoding uncharacterized protein, whose amino-acid sequence MSIILPFWRSKWGPLLKLKDEVETIIDKAEEVTDIVEKVAGQVEEVADDIGNHLPEGRLKNALQFLEDMAQNTADGARLAGDLIDKVEEVEGKVESWMGENSIDEEAKRTKEDEAAAKDQA is encoded by the exons ATGAGTATAATCCTACCCTTTTGGAGGAGCAAATGGGGGCCATTGTTAAAACTGAAAG ACGAAGTTGAAACAATAATAGATAAAGCAGAAGAGGTGACGGATATTGTGGAAAAAGTGGCGGGACAAGTGGAGGAAGTGGCGGATGATATCGGAAATCATCTGCCGGAAGGCAGACTTAAAAATGCCCTTCAATTTCTTGAAGATATGGCTCAAAATACAGCTGACGGTGCACGCTTAGCTGGGGATCTCATTGACAAG GTAGAGGAAGTGGAAGGAAAAGTGGAATCTTGGATGGGAGAGAATAGCATTGATGAAGAAGCAAAGAGAACAAAGGAAGACGAAGCAGCAGCCAAGGATCAGGCCTAG